One window from the genome of Tachysurus vachellii isolate PV-2020 chromosome 5, HZAU_Pvac_v1, whole genome shotgun sequence encodes:
- the dtnbp1a gene encoding dysbindin-A has product MFGNFREKLQSVQQDFTSGIKTLSDKSKEAKIKKKQRREDYLPQYSAGLELLNRYEDTWVTLHKRTKECSKSAEVVDGEVVMLSAHWERRRGSLLELQEQLQQIPGLITDLESITARVAQLESSFEEMESHLEYLENLCGQCELQRFKHFQILQLENYKKKKRKELETLKADLDAEHAQKVLEMEHAQQAKLKERQKYFEEAFHQDMEQYLSTGYLRITDRRACPLGSMSSMEVNVDMLEQMDLTDVSDHEALDVFLNSGGDENSPVSAVRAPDAEICLKVPSHTELRQNVSSVSSSCTDSFSGVTEGPDEAEDDCSDESSDAGQSPLVQCDEEEVQADTTLVGLTDNEEGLKNSDDSDTGTPMPSEQRKKE; this is encoded by the exons AATCAAGACCTTGAGTGACAAGTCCAAGGAGgccaaaataaagaagaaacagag aagAGAAGATTATCTGCCTCAGTACTCAGCTGGACTGGAGCTGTTGAATCG ATATGAGGACACCTGGGTGACGCTGCACAAACGAACCAAAGAGTGTTCCAAATCTGCAGAA GTGGTGGATGGAGAAGTGGTGATGCTTTCGGCTCActgggagagaaggagaggatcCCTGCTGGAGCTACAGGAACAGTTACAGCAGATTCCAGGCTTGATCACAGACCTGGAGTCCATCACAGCTCGAGTCG CTCAGCTGGAGTCCAGCTTTGAGGAGATGGAGAGTCATCTGGAGTACTTGGAGAATCTGTGTGGTCAGTGCGAGCTGCAACGCTTCAAACACTTTCAGATTCTGCAGCTGGAAAactacaagaagaagaagag gAAAGAACTGGAAACACTTAAAG CCGACTTGGATGCTGAACACGCCCAGAAGGTCTTGGAGATGGAACACGCACAGCAAGCGAAGCTGAAGGAGAGACAAAAGTATTTCGAAGAGGCGTTTCATCAAGACATGGAGCAATATCTGTCTACTGGCTACTTACGCATCACTGACAGGAGAG CATGTCCATTAGGCAGCATGTCCTCTATGGAGGTGAACGTGGACATGCTGGAGCAGATGGATCTCACCGATGTGTCTGACCACGAGGCTCTGGATGTTTTCCTCAATTCTGGGGGTGATGAGAACAGTCCTGTGTCTGCAGTCAGAG CTCCAGATGCTGAGATCTGCCTGAAGGTTCCGAGCCACACAGAACTGAGACAAAACGTCTCGTCCGTCTCGTCCTCCTGCACCGACTCGTTCAGTGGTGTAACCGAGGGACCGGACGAGGCTGAGGACGACTGCAGCGATGAGAGCAGTGATGCAGGACAGTCGCCTCTGGTTCAGTGCGATGAGGAGGAGGTGCAGGCTGACACGACACTCGTGGGCCTCACAGACAACGAGGAGGGACTCAAAAACTCTGACGACAGTGACACTGGCACCCCGATGCCCTCAGAGCAAaggaaaaaggaataa